A genomic stretch from Nitrobacter winogradskyi Nb-255 includes:
- a CDS encoding ATP phosphoribosyltransferase regulatory subunit — MSRRAENPATVSPSRADRLLSSFIQAGYIKAEPAILQPAEPFLDLSGEDIRKSLYLTSDPGGEELCLRPDLTIPVARDYLASVRAGKPAGFCYLGPVFRYRGGRSSEFPQAGIESFGREDRAAADAEMLALGLEAVAAFGIADVDIRTGDVALFTALIDALDLYPVWRRRLMKDFNRKVSLAQDIERLTLASGPGRNEYEGVLAALAGSDRKAALALVTDMMSIAGATIVGGRSLDEIADRFLEQSTLKSGALPHEALTIIKRFLSISGDPDEALGQLRALASDAGLDIHQAIDQVESRTGFMAARGVETNKISFATSFGRGVDYYTGFEFELHLKDNGGEPLVAGGRYDDLMTRLGAAAPIPAVGFSVWIEALTDASPLSGSAP; from the coding sequence ATGAGCCGTCGCGCGGAAAATCCTGCAACCGTTTCGCCCTCCCGGGCGGACCGACTGCTGTCGTCATTCATTCAGGCGGGCTATATCAAGGCCGAGCCCGCGATCCTTCAACCGGCCGAGCCGTTTCTGGACCTGTCGGGTGAAGACATCCGCAAGAGCCTTTACCTGACATCCGACCCGGGAGGCGAGGAACTATGCCTGCGCCCCGACCTCACCATCCCCGTCGCGCGCGACTATCTCGCCTCCGTTAGGGCCGGCAAGCCGGCCGGCTTCTGCTATCTCGGACCGGTGTTTCGCTATCGCGGCGGCCGATCCAGCGAATTCCCGCAGGCCGGCATCGAATCGTTCGGCCGCGAGGATCGCGCCGCCGCCGACGCCGAAATGCTCGCGCTCGGTCTGGAAGCGGTTGCAGCTTTCGGTATCGCCGACGTCGACATCCGGACCGGCGACGTGGCGCTGTTCACCGCATTGATCGACGCGCTCGACCTTTATCCGGTATGGCGGCGCAGGCTGATGAAGGATTTCAACCGCAAGGTCAGCCTCGCGCAGGATATCGAGCGGCTGACGCTGGCGTCCGGCCCGGGACGCAATGAATACGAAGGCGTGCTGGCGGCGCTCGCGGGCTCCGACCGCAAGGCGGCCCTGGCGCTGGTGACCGACATGATGTCGATCGCGGGCGCGACCATTGTCGGCGGCCGCTCGCTGGATGAGATCGCCGACCGCTTTCTCGAACAATCCACCCTGAAAAGCGGCGCGCTGCCGCACGAGGCGCTGACGATCATCAAACGCTTTCTTTCGATATCGGGCGACCCCGATGAAGCGCTCGGCCAGTTGCGCGCGCTGGCCTCCGACGCCGGGCTCGATATCCACCAGGCGATCGATCAGGTCGAAAGCCGCACCGGTTTCATGGCCGCGCGGGGCGTAGAAACCAACAAAATCAGCTTCGCGACCTCCTTCGGCCGCGGCGTCGACTACTACACAGGCTTCGAGTTCGAGTTGCACCTCAAGGACAACGGCGGCGAACCGCTGGTCGCGGGCGGACGCTATGATGACCTGATGACGCGACTGGGTGCCGCCGCTCCGATCCCAGCGGTCGGCTTCTCGGTCTGGATCGAGGCGTTGACAGACGCGTCTCCCTTGAGCGGGAGCGCGCCATGA
- a CDS encoding ChbG/HpnK family deacetylase, whose product MSGDDIILDRADPKPLQRRIRLCADDYGISPGVNRAIRDLIERERINATSVMVVGPAAGRDEVEALKTAASRHPHCAIGLHLTLTAPFHPLTLHYRPLDGGLFPPLSKMLRASLSRRLEPDMIFDEVTAQIAAFGERFGRAPEYVDGHQHVQIFPQVRDAFLNAVKTAAPGAWVRQCGRSRHSMTTLFTTPKALLLDILSAGFRREAARTGIGFNPAFAGAYDFNKPDFAAQMQQFLNGSPDDGLIMCHPGFVDDTLVAFDPLTDQREREYEFLAGDHFADMLAANRVTLG is encoded by the coding sequence ATGAGCGGCGATGACATAATTTTGGATCGAGCCGATCCAAAACCATTGCAACGCCGGATCCGGTTGTGCGCTGACGATTACGGCATCAGTCCGGGAGTCAACCGCGCGATCCGCGATCTGATCGAGCGGGAGCGCATCAACGCGACGTCGGTGATGGTGGTCGGCCCGGCCGCGGGACGCGATGAGGTGGAGGCGCTGAAGACCGCGGCCTCTCGCCATCCGCATTGCGCGATCGGTCTGCACCTGACCCTGACCGCGCCTTTTCATCCGCTCACTTTGCATTACCGGCCGCTGGATGGTGGACTGTTCCCGCCGCTCTCGAAGATGCTGCGCGCCAGCCTGTCGCGCCGGCTCGAGCCCGATATGATATTCGACGAGGTGACGGCGCAGATCGCGGCGTTTGGGGAAAGATTCGGCCGCGCGCCAGAATATGTCGACGGGCATCAGCATGTGCAGATCTTCCCTCAGGTTCGCGACGCCTTCCTGAACGCGGTCAAGACCGCCGCGCCCGGCGCATGGGTGCGCCAGTGCGGCCGCAGCCGACATTCGATGACGACACTATTCACCACCCCGAAGGCGTTGCTGCTGGATATCCTCAGCGCGGGATTTCGCCGCGAGGCTGCGCGCACCGGAATAGGTTTCAATCCGGCATTCGCCGGCGCCTATGATTTCAACAAGCCCGATTTCGCCGCGCAGATGCAGCAGTTTCTGAACGGCTCGCCGGACGACGGCCTGATCATGTGTCACCCCGGCTTCGTCGATGACACGCTGGTTGCGTTCGATCCCCTCACCGACCAGCGCGAGCGGGAATACGAATTCCTCGCCGGGGATCACTTCGCCGACATGCTGGCGGCCAACCGTGTGACGCTGGGCTGA
- a CDS encoding TldD/PmbA family protein, which produces MNSSPNSSPESVASDLFDQSALSELAGRLVEAAKRAGADAADAIAVRGISQGVEVRDGRVEESERSEGDDVGLRVLVGRRQATVSTNDIGGDNVAKLAERAVAMARVAPDDQYVGLADPSLLAQNFPDLDLLDRVMPSTAELERRAVEAEAAGLAVKGVTKSGGASASTGISGMVLVTSTGFHGRYLRSSQGVSMMAIVGDGTGMERDYDFSSALHGSDLMPAASIGRSAGERAVARAGPRKVATCKVPVVFDPRVAGSLVSHVVSAANGAAVARKTSFLKDRLGQQLFAKGIRIIDDPLRVRGLRSQSFDAEGVATKKLAVIDDGVLTSWLLDSATARELGLTTTGHAHRGVSSSPSPGPYNLHLEAGEMTPRQLIAEVEQGFYVTDLIGSGVNGVTGDYSRGASGFWIENGEITYPVSEITIAGHLIEMFKSLTPANDLTFRYGTNAPTVRIEGLTVGGR; this is translated from the coding sequence GTGAACTCTTCACCAAATTCGTCGCCGGAATCCGTCGCATCCGACCTCTTCGATCAATCCGCGCTCAGTGAACTCGCCGGGCGGCTGGTCGAGGCCGCGAAGCGCGCGGGCGCGGATGCCGCGGATGCAATCGCCGTGCGGGGCATTTCGCAAGGTGTCGAGGTTCGCGACGGCCGCGTCGAGGAATCGGAGCGGTCGGAGGGCGATGACGTCGGACTGCGCGTGCTGGTCGGACGGCGGCAGGCCACCGTCTCGACCAACGATATCGGCGGCGACAATGTCGCAAAGCTTGCCGAGCGCGCGGTCGCGATGGCGCGTGTCGCGCCCGACGATCAGTATGTCGGGCTGGCCGACCCGTCATTGCTGGCGCAAAATTTCCCCGACCTCGATCTGCTCGATCGCGTGATGCCGTCGACGGCGGAACTCGAGCGCCGCGCGGTCGAAGCCGAGGCGGCGGGTCTGGCCGTCAAGGGCGTGACCAAATCCGGCGGCGCGTCGGCCTCTACCGGCATCAGCGGCATGGTACTGGTGACGAGCACCGGCTTCCACGGACGCTATCTGCGTTCGAGCCAGGGCGTCTCGATGATGGCGATCGTCGGTGACGGCACCGGCATGGAGCGCGATTACGATTTCAGCTCGGCGCTTCATGGATCCGATCTCATGCCCGCGGCTAGCATCGGCCGCAGCGCGGGCGAACGGGCAGTCGCGCGCGCAGGTCCGCGCAAGGTTGCGACCTGCAAGGTGCCGGTGGTGTTTGATCCTCGCGTAGCGGGCTCGCTGGTCAGCCATGTCGTGAGCGCCGCCAACGGCGCGGCGGTCGCGCGCAAGACCAGCTTCCTGAAGGATCGGCTCGGCCAGCAGCTCTTTGCCAAGGGAATCCGGATTATCGACGATCCGTTGCGGGTGCGCGGACTGCGCTCGCAATCCTTCGACGCCGAAGGGGTCGCGACGAAGAAGCTCGCGGTGATCGACGACGGCGTCCTGACGTCATGGCTCCTGGATTCAGCGACCGCGCGCGAGCTCGGGCTGACCACGACCGGCCATGCCCACCGTGGCGTCTCATCGTCGCCGTCGCCGGGACCGTATAACTTGCACCTTGAGGCGGGAGAAATGACGCCGCGCCAATTGATCGCGGAGGTGGAGCAGGGTTTCTACGTCACCGACCTGATCGGCTCCGGCGTCAATGGGGTGACCGGCGATTATAGCCGCGGCGCTTCGGGATTCTGGATTGAGAACGGCGAGATCACCTATCCGGTC
- a CDS encoding DUF2076 domain-containing protein gives MTPEERQLVDDLFTRLAGVENAPRDPAAAAAIAEGLRRAPNALYTLVQTVLVQDEALRRANDRIQELESGGTADQAAPGGFLDQMRDTIFGKPAPRGSVPNVQPPPIPSERPAWNTGEALQQTGQAGRVDQGRFDQGSGRQPYGAPQPQAGGGSFLGTAAAAAAGAVGGSLLLNSIRSIMGGGEAHAAGSGLTGSSSNPWSGAGDQSGSDLARDAGVKDLGSHKQDDPSQAGPFDHAHGDDYHDQDDIDSDDFDDFDDLDDGDYA, from the coding sequence ATGACGCCGGAAGAACGACAGTTGGTTGACGATCTCTTCACCCGCCTCGCCGGCGTCGAGAATGCGCCACGAGATCCCGCTGCCGCCGCCGCGATCGCCGAGGGCCTCCGGCGCGCGCCCAACGCCCTTTACACGCTGGTGCAAACGGTTCTGGTGCAGGACGAAGCGTTGCGACGCGCCAACGACCGCATTCAGGAACTGGAGAGCGGCGGTACCGCCGATCAGGCCGCCCCAGGCGGATTCCTCGACCAGATGCGCGACACCATTTTCGGCAAACCCGCCCCGCGCGGCTCGGTCCCGAATGTCCAGCCTCCCCCGATTCCATCGGAACGACCGGCCTGGAATACCGGCGAGGCGCTGCAGCAGACCGGTCAAGCCGGTCGCGTCGATCAGGGACGTTTCGATCAGGGATCTGGCCGCCAGCCTTATGGCGCCCCGCAACCGCAAGCAGGCGGCGGCTCGTTTCTCGGAACGGCTGCGGCCGCCGCCGCGGGAGCCGTAGGGGGCAGCCTGCTTCTGAACAGCATCCGCTCCATCATGGGCGGCGGCGAAGCACATGCCGCGGGTTCCGGCCTCACAGGTTCATCGTCCAATCCGTGGAGCGGCGCGGGCGATCAGTCAGGCAGCGACCTGGCACGCGATGCGGGCGTGAAAGACCTCGGATCGCACAAGCAGGACGATCCGTCGCAAGCCGGCCCGTTCGACCACGCCCATGGCGACGACTACCACGATCAGGACGATATCGATTCCGACGACTTCGATGATTTCGACGACCTTGACGACGGAGACTACGCCTGA
- a CDS encoding protein phosphatase CheZ: MAVQRKRFRVEEILSGGTPAIATLDEAPMPVHREIMAELRAIRQQMGAPHRSDPKQSDADNEPDAGREATDAQALLQTYRTQIEQCEKLKTELDLIYEAINRTKQEIAVLHGKSFDGNEMAKVTDELDAVVGGTEQATQRILEAAEAIDQSAGALSGAASPEQARLLSEDIQERVISIFEACNFQDLTGQRIAKVMSTMTFIEHHINVMMDIWGGVDAIRAHAPPVIDNRVGDAKLLNGPKLEGDEGHASQDDIDALFG, translated from the coding sequence ATGGCCGTTCAACGCAAGCGCTTCCGCGTCGAGGAAATCCTGAGCGGCGGCACGCCGGCTATCGCAACCCTCGACGAGGCGCCAATGCCGGTGCATCGCGAGATCATGGCGGAGCTGCGGGCGATCCGCCAGCAGATGGGAGCGCCGCACCGCAGCGATCCGAAGCAGAGCGACGCGGACAACGAGCCAGACGCCGGTCGCGAGGCCACCGATGCTCAGGCGCTGCTGCAAACCTACCGCACACAGATCGAACAGTGTGAAAAGCTCAAGACCGAGCTCGATTTGATCTATGAAGCCATCAACCGCACCAAGCAGGAGATTGCGGTTCTGCATGGAAAGAGCTTCGACGGCAACGAGATGGCGAAGGTCACCGACGAGCTTGACGCCGTGGTGGGAGGTACCGAGCAGGCGACCCAACGGATCCTGGAGGCGGCCGAGGCGATCGATCAGTCAGCCGGCGCGCTGTCCGGCGCGGCTTCCCCGGAGCAGGCCCGGCTGCTGAGCGAGGACATCCAGGAGCGCGTGATCTCTATTTTCGAGGCGTGCAACTTCCAGGATCTCACCGGCCAGCGCATCGCCAAGGTGATGAGCACGATGACGTTCATCGAACATCACATCAATGTCATGATGGATATCTGGGGCGGCGTCGACGCCATCCGCGCCCATGCTCCGCCGGTCATCGACAACCGCGTCGGCGATGCGAAACTGCTCAACGGCCCGAAGCTCGAAGGCGACGAGGGGCACGCCTCCCAGGACGATATCGACGCGCTGTTCGGTTAG
- a CDS encoding 16S rRNA (uracil(1498)-N(3))-methyltransferase — MPDLDIDFRSPRLYVDAPLAAGNRVPLNRNQGNYLGNVLRLGTGTNVLVFNGRDGEWRAAISGRKRPEHLEIVAATRKQDHLRDVHYAFAPLKHARLDYMVQKAVEMGASALQPVLTRFTQVGRVNGERMRANVIEAAEQCGILSLAAVEEPAQLDRWLGRRAGERLLVFCDEAASTANPVRALETVRSVARGIDVLVGPEGGFADNERENLLNQPNILRLSLGPRILRADTAAVAVLALVQTVLGDWTEPEKPATR; from the coding sequence ATGCCTGATCTTGATATCGACTTTCGCAGTCCCCGGCTCTATGTCGACGCACCGCTTGCCGCGGGCAACAGGGTGCCGCTCAACCGCAATCAGGGCAACTATCTCGGCAACGTCCTGCGCCTGGGGACGGGGACGAATGTCCTGGTCTTCAACGGCCGCGACGGCGAATGGCGCGCGGCGATTTCGGGCCGCAAGCGTCCGGAACATCTTGAAATCGTCGCCGCGACGCGGAAACAGGACCACCTGCGGGACGTACACTACGCGTTCGCGCCGCTGAAACATGCGCGGCTCGACTACATGGTCCAGAAGGCGGTGGAAATGGGGGCCAGCGCGCTTCAGCCTGTCCTGACCCGTTTCACCCAGGTCGGGCGCGTTAACGGCGAGCGGATGCGCGCCAATGTCATCGAGGCCGCCGAGCAATGCGGCATCCTCAGCCTTGCCGCGGTCGAGGAGCCGGCGCAGCTGGATCGCTGGCTCGGCCGGCGCGCGGGCGAACGTCTGCTGGTATTCTGCGACGAGGCCGCCTCGACGGCAAATCCGGTGCGGGCGCTGGAGACTGTGCGCAGCGTCGCGCGAGGCATCGACGTTCTGGTCGGTCCCGAAGGCGGCTTCGCCGACAACGAGCGGGAAAATCTGCTCAACCAGCCCAATATCCTGCGGCTATCGCTCGGACCGCGCATCCTGCGGGCGGATACCGCCGCGGTCGCCGTCCTCGCCCTTGTCCAGACCGTGCTGGGGGACTGGACCGAGCCTGAAAAGCCCGCAACCCGTTAA
- a CDS encoding glycosyltransferase family 2 protein, whose amino-acid sequence MTPPSSLPGLPADEATAIAQGLSIIVPVYNEAAGLEQLHERLSALAAKLRQRFSLACEVVYVDDGSTDDTLKLARALSATVLDVQVVSLSRNFGKEAALMAGLDHARRGALLFMDGDGQHSPDLVERLVDHWINDGFDVIYTAKSHRTNESLLRRIGVHSFYAIINWGARQRIPEDAGDFRLLSPRAAAALRRMPERNRFFKGLASWIGFRQFRVDYEPDVRAHGMTTFNAARLLGLSIEGLTSFSVAPLRLASLLGLLLALAAFLFGLSILWETLVDGESVPGYPSLVVGIMTLGGVQLLMIGIMGEYIGKILSELKARPIYFVAEHSVKQAESEPSAGDPPRTAAE is encoded by the coding sequence ATGACGCCACCCTCCAGCCTTCCAGGTCTTCCCGCGGACGAGGCCACCGCGATCGCGCAGGGCCTGTCGATCATCGTTCCCGTTTACAATGAGGCCGCCGGTCTTGAGCAGTTGCACGAACGCCTCAGTGCGCTCGCGGCGAAGCTGAGGCAGCGCTTCAGCCTCGCCTGCGAGGTCGTCTATGTCGACGACGGCTCGACCGACGACACGTTGAAACTGGCCCGCGCGCTTTCCGCCACCGTCCTGGACGTGCAGGTGGTGTCGCTGTCGCGCAACTTCGGCAAGGAAGCCGCTTTGATGGCGGGCCTGGATCACGCGCGGCGCGGCGCGCTGCTGTTCATGGACGGTGACGGCCAGCATTCGCCCGATCTCGTGGAACGGCTGGTGGATCACTGGATCAACGACGGCTTCGACGTCATCTACACGGCGAAGTCGCACCGGACCAACGAGTCGTTGCTGCGGCGGATCGGCGTGCACAGTTTCTACGCCATCATCAACTGGGGCGCGCGCCAGCGGATTCCCGAAGACGCCGGCGATTTTCGCCTGTTATCGCCCCGCGCCGCCGCAGCGCTGCGCCGGATGCCGGAGCGAAACCGCTTCTTCAAGGGCCTCGCGAGCTGGATCGGCTTCCGCCAGTTTCGCGTCGACTACGAGCCCGACGTTCGCGCCCACGGCATGACCACCTTCAACGCCGCGCGGCTGCTTGGCCTGTCGATCGAGGGGTTGACGTCGTTCTCGGTCGCGCCGCTGCGGCTGGCCAGCCTGCTCGGCCTTTTGCTGGCGCTCGCGGCCTTCCTGTTCGGCCTGTCGATCCTGTGGGAAACCCTGGTCGATGGCGAGTCGGTTCCGGGCTATCCCTCGCTGGTGGTCGGCATCATGACCCTTGGCGGCGTTCAACTCCTGATGATCGGCATCATGGGCGAGTATATCGGAAAGATACTTTCGGAACTGAAAGCGCGGCCGATCTATTTCGTAGCCGAGCACAGCGTGAAGCAGGCAGAGAGCGAACCGTCCGCCGGCGACCCGCCCAGGACCGCCGCCGAATGA
- the ubiA gene encoding 4-hydroxybenzoate octaprenyltransferase, translated as MSDAAARVADSVGNWVDSRAPLWSRPYLRLSRLDRPIGSWLLLMPCLWSTALASHLAGDVSQLPFTIVLFLIGAFAMRGAGCTWNDITDRDLDARVERTRSRPIPAGQVTVTQALVFLVAQALAGLIVLLQFNRFAIATGIASLLIVAAYPFMKRITYWPQVVLGLAFSWGALMGFAVVLGRIDAAALALYAGTVAWVIGYDTIYAHQDADDDALIGIKSTALLFGERTRLALAIFYGLAVVLISVALHLAEALWPAWIGLAVFAAHLVWQIARIEISDARLCLRLFKSNRDAGVLLFAGLLIGALV; from the coding sequence ATGAGCGATGCGGCTGCCCGCGTCGCGGACTCGGTCGGCAATTGGGTCGATAGCCGCGCGCCGCTATGGTCGCGCCCCTATCTCAGGCTGTCGCGGCTGGACCGTCCGATCGGGTCGTGGCTGCTGTTGATGCCCTGCTTATGGTCGACGGCGCTGGCGTCGCACCTCGCCGGTGACGTGAGCCAGCTTCCTTTCACCATCGTGCTGTTTCTCATCGGCGCGTTTGCGATGCGCGGCGCCGGCTGCACCTGGAACGATATCACCGACCGCGATCTCGACGCGCGCGTGGAGCGGACCCGGTCGCGGCCCATTCCGGCGGGACAGGTTACGGTGACGCAGGCGCTGGTGTTTCTCGTGGCGCAGGCGCTGGCGGGGCTGATCGTGCTGCTTCAGTTCAACCGCTTTGCCATCGCGACGGGAATTGCCTCGCTCCTCATCGTCGCGGCCTATCCTTTCATGAAGCGGATCACCTATTGGCCCCAGGTCGTGCTCGGCCTCGCCTTTTCATGGGGCGCTCTGATGGGATTTGCGGTGGTGCTGGGCCGCATCGATGCGGCTGCGCTGGCGCTGTATGCGGGGACGGTGGCATGGGTGATCGGTTATGACACGATCTATGCGCATCAGGATGCGGATGACGACGCGCTCATCGGCATCAAGTCCACCGCGCTGCTGTTTGGTGAGCGCACACGTTTGGCGCTCGCGATCTTCTACGGGCTGGCTGTCGTGCTGATCAGCGTTGCCTTGCATCTGGCCGAAGCGCTATGGCCGGCGTGGATCGGCCTTGCGGTCTTTGCGGCGCATCTCGTCTGGCAGATCGCTCGCATCGAGATCAGTGATGCCCGCCTCTGCCTGCGGCTGTTCAAATCCAACCGCGACGCCGGGGTGCTGTTGTTCGCGGGATTGCTCATCGGCGCGTTGGTGTAG
- the hisG gene encoding ATP phosphoribosyltransferase, protein MTTSLVLAVPSKGRLQENAEAFFARAGLTLAKPRGVRDYRGTIAELDNVEIAYLSASEIASQLARGTVHLGVTGEDLIRESIVDADKRVALITSLGFGNANVVVAVPQSWIDVRTMADLDDVATGFRAQHNRRMRVATKYINLTRAFFASHGVVDYRIVESAGATEGAPAVGTAEMIVDITTTGATLTANGLRVLDDGVILRSQANLVASREADWSNGARETARVILDHIAARARASKYREVRTRFPGCDAALLKEAHDRFGVVSPFGGPTSSGMVTLHCPPDRLYALASFLRLHGADTVSIASLDYVFDRDNPLFEKLEVFLRT, encoded by the coding sequence ATGACCACCTCACTCGTTCTGGCCGTGCCTTCGAAGGGCCGCCTGCAGGAGAATGCCGAAGCGTTTTTCGCCCGCGCCGGGCTGACGCTCGCGAAACCGCGTGGCGTTCGAGACTATCGCGGCACCATCGCCGAACTTGATAACGTCGAGATCGCCTATCTCTCGGCAAGCGAGATCGCGTCGCAACTCGCGCGCGGCACGGTGCATCTCGGCGTCACCGGCGAAGACCTGATCCGCGAAAGCATCGTCGACGCCGACAAGCGCGTGGCGCTGATCACCAGCCTCGGATTCGGCAACGCCAACGTGGTCGTCGCCGTGCCGCAGTCCTGGATCGATGTCCGCACCATGGCGGATCTCGACGACGTGGCAACCGGGTTTCGCGCCCAGCACAACCGGCGGATGCGGGTCGCGACCAAATACATCAACCTGACCCGCGCCTTCTTCGCTTCGCATGGCGTGGTCGATTACCGCATCGTCGAGAGCGCGGGCGCAACCGAGGGCGCGCCCGCCGTCGGCACCGCCGAAATGATCGTCGACATCACGACCACCGGAGCAACGCTTACCGCCAACGGCCTCAGGGTGCTGGATGACGGCGTGATCCTGCGCAGCCAGGCCAACCTGGTCGCCTCCCGCGAGGCGGACTGGTCCAACGGCGCGCGCGAAACGGCGCGGGTCATTCTCGACCATATCGCCGCGCGCGCCCGGGCCAGCAAATATCGCGAGGTCCGGACCCGCTTCCCCGGCTGCGATGCCGCGCTGCTCAAGGAAGCGCATGATCGCTTCGGCGTGGTCTCGCCGTTCGGCGGTCCGACCTCTTCCGGCATGGTCACGCTGCACTGCCCGCCGGACCGGCTCTATGCGCTGGCCAGTTTTCTGCGGCTGCACGGCGCGGACACGGTGTCGATCGCCTCGCTCGACTATGTATTCGATCGCGACAACCCGCTCTTTGAAAAGCTGGAAGTGTTCCTGCGGACGTAG
- a CDS encoding co-chaperone GroES yields the protein MAKTKFRPLHDRVVVKRIDAEEKTKGGIIIPDSAKEKPSQGEVVAVGPGGRDETGKLTPVDIKVGDKVLFGKWSGTEIKLDGQELLIMKESDIMGVVG from the coding sequence ATGGCTAAGACCAAATTTCGTCCGCTGCATGACCGTGTCGTGGTCAAACGGATCGACGCCGAGGAAAAGACCAAAGGCGGCATCATCATTCCCGACTCGGCAAAGGAGAAGCCCTCGCAGGGCGAGGTCGTGGCGGTCGGTCCCGGCGGACGCGACGAAACCGGCAAGCTCACGCCTGTCGATATCAAGGTCGGCGACAAGGTGCTGTTCGGCAAATGGTCGGGCACCGAGATCAAGCTCGACGGCCAGGAACTCCTTATCATGAAGGAGTCCGACATCATGGGCGTGGTCGGCTAG
- a CDS encoding DUF6101 family protein yields MRRQTAISGINPAGSSRSLRLDPLSLPVSFAANDSRADGGIRQIELHRERVTLHRAVRGMKMTISVRVSEFIGVTVRDTSHGRALVLLHRDPSLAIPLLVTEDAGECAAAWQTWSEVLALPQLADDTREPAPRRRRRNAISDRRPAFLVRRRCGHSLNPAAIHRGEREIIARD; encoded by the coding sequence GTGAGGCGTCAAACAGCAATCAGCGGGATCAATCCCGCCGGGTCGAGCCGCAGTCTGCGGCTCGACCCCCTTTCACTGCCAGTCAGTTTTGCCGCGAACGACAGCCGCGCCGACGGCGGCATCCGGCAGATCGAACTTCATCGCGAGCGCGTGACGCTGCATCGCGCGGTGCGCGGCATGAAAATGACGATCAGCGTACGCGTCAGCGAATTCATCGGCGTCACCGTGCGCGACACCTCCCATGGCCGGGCGCTGGTGCTGCTTCACCGCGATCCGTCGCTCGCCATTCCTCTTCTCGTGACCGAGGACGCCGGCGAATGCGCCGCAGCGTGGCAAACCTGGAGCGAGGTCCTCGCGCTTCCGCAACTCGCCGACGACACGCGCGAACCCGCGCCGCGCCGCCGACGCAGAAATGCGATCAGCGACCGACGCCCCGCCTTCCTGGTGCGGCGGCGCTGCGGTCATTCGCTCAACCCCGCGGCGATCCATCGGGGCGAACGCGAGATCATCGCGCGAGACTGA
- a CDS encoding L,D-transpeptidase, producing the protein MFRHIPFALLAGVSLADLGIQQASARDLQARFFTEPTVVYAGQSAPQPTGQHLAYAGRRDMGGGFIELLFGDNQRQGSHYQQEPYDSRPLYAPQPQQTMPEQDASEAAHPAFDPKFERQLVEYHGKEAAGTIVIDTSNKFLYLVQGGGKALRYGVGVGKPGFLWAGTKTISAKREWPAWTPPAEMLKRRPDLPRHMVGGPQNPLGARAMYLGSSLYRIHGSNEPWTIGTNVSSGCIRMRNRDVIDLYDRVRVGATVVVI; encoded by the coding sequence ATGTTCAGACACATACCCTTCGCGCTTCTGGCGGGCGTGTCGCTTGCCGACCTCGGAATCCAGCAGGCGTCTGCAAGAGACTTGCAAGCCAGGTTCTTCACCGAGCCGACCGTCGTTTACGCCGGTCAATCCGCGCCGCAGCCGACCGGGCAACATCTTGCATATGCGGGACGGCGCGACATGGGCGGCGGCTTCATCGAGTTGCTGTTTGGAGATAACCAGCGGCAGGGATCGCATTATCAGCAGGAGCCTTATGATTCGCGTCCGCTTTATGCGCCGCAACCGCAGCAGACCATGCCGGAGCAGGACGCGAGCGAGGCCGCGCATCCCGCATTCGATCCGAAATTCGAGCGGCAACTCGTCGAGTATCACGGCAAGGAAGCCGCCGGCACCATCGTCATCGATACGTCGAACAAGTTTCTCTATCTCGTGCAGGGCGGCGGCAAGGCGCTTCGCTATGGCGTCGGCGTCGGCAAGCCCGGCTTTCTGTGGGCCGGCACCAAGACGATCTCGGCAAAGAGGGAATGGCCCGCCTGGACTCCACCCGCGGAGATGCTGAAGCGCCGCCCCGATCTGCCGCGCCACATGGTGGGCGGGCCCCAGAATCCGCTCGGCGCGCGCGCGATGTACCTCGGCTCTTCACTCTACCGCATCCACGGTTCGAACGAGCCGTGGACGATCGGCACCAACGTATCATCCGGCTGCATCCGGATGCGCAACCGGGATGTCATCGATCTCTATGATCGGGTTCGCGTTGGCGCGACGGTCGTCGTGATCTGA